In one window of Musa acuminata AAA Group cultivar baxijiao chromosome BXJ3-2, Cavendish_Baxijiao_AAA, whole genome shotgun sequence DNA:
- the LOC135632021 gene encoding pathogenesis-related thaumatin-like protein 3.5, producing the protein MARLVFVLSFLLFLLSGAMAATFTLTNNCEYTVWPGVLSSAGTAPLSITGFALQQGESRSLDVPAAWSGRFWGRTLCAADASGKFSCGTGDCGSGAVECSGSGAAPPATLAEFTLDGSGGMDFYDVSLVDGYNLPMLVVPQGGSGGACSSTGCLVDLNGVCPSDLKVVLPTSEGGSESVACRSACETFGSPQYCCSGDYGNPSTCKPSSYSQFFKNACPRAYSYAYDDATSTFTCASANYLITFCPSTTSQKSSDSNPEAAGIPSSNNSTMIYSSEEVSHATPMVPRVAAALQLAVALALAVVALCLGF; encoded by the exons ATGGCGAGACTCGTGTTCGTTCTCTCGTTCCTTCTCTTCTTGCTATCAG GGGCTATGGCTGCAACCTTCACCTTGACAAACAACTGCGAGTACACCGTATGGCCCGGCGTGCTTTCGAGCGCTGGCACGGCCCCGCTGTCCATAACGGGATTCGCGTTGCAGCAGGGCGAGTCCCGCAGCCTCGACGTGCCCGCTGCGTGGTCCGGCCGCTTCTGGGGCCGCACCCTCTGCGCCGCCGACGCCAGCGGCAAGTTCAGCTGCGGCACCGGCGACTGCGGGTCCGGCGCGGTGGAGTGCTCCGGCAGCGGTGCTGCCCCCCCCGCCACCCTCGCGGAGTTCACGCTCGACGGCAGCGGTGGGATGGACTTCTACGACGTTAGCCTTGTGGACGGATACAACctgccgatgctggtggtgccgcaGGGCGGCTCCGGCGGTGCCTGCAGCTCCACGGGCTGCCTGGTGGACCTTAATGGGGTCTGCCCGTCGGACCTCAAGGTGGTGCTCCCGACCTCCGAAGGGGGCAGCGAAAGCGTGGCGTGCCGGAGCGCGTGCGAGACCTTCGGGTCGCCGCAGTACTGCTGCAGTGGCGACTACGGGAACCCCAGCACCTGCAAGCCGTCTTCCTACTCCCAGTTCTTCAAGAACGCGTGCCCCCGGGCGTACAGCTACGCCTATGACGACGCCACTTCCACTTTTACCTGCGCCTCCGCCAACTACCTCATCACCTTCTGCCCCAGCACCACGAG CCAGAAATCGTCGGACTCGAATCCGGAGGCGGCAGGCATTCCGTCGAGCAACAACAGTACCATGATCTACAGCAGCGAGGAAGTCAGCCACGCCACGCCCATGGTGCCGCGCGTGGCCGCAGCCCTGCAGCTGGCcgtcgccctcgccctcgccgttgTCGCCTTGTGTCTCGGCTTTTAG
- the LOC103975811 gene encoding 26S proteasome non-ATPase regulatory subunit 4 homolog: MVLEATMICIDNSEWMRNGDYSPSRFQAQADAINLICGAKTQSNPENTVGVLTMAGKGVRVLVTPTSDLGKILACLHGLDFGCEMNLTAGIQVAQLALKHRQNKKQKQRIIVFAGSPITYEKKTLEAIGRKLKKNSVALDVVDFGESDDGKAEKLETLVAAVNNNDNSHIVHVSPGPNALSDVLISTPIFSGDGEGGSGFAAAAAAASAGGVSGFDFGVDPNLDPELALALRISMEEERARQEAAAKKAAEEASKEEKGGEQASSSRDTTMSEAVNTSAVIADDKRQNLTDVEAALLEQALAMSMDGAKSSSVDMIDADMSDATAEDPELAYALKMSVQESAGDSSTHSGMSKVLEDQSFVSSVLNSLPGVDPNDPSLKDFLASLQDQSETQQKRKEDSPEKDGDK; encoded by the exons ATGGTTCTCGAG GCCACCATGATCTGCATCGACAACTCCGAGTGGATGCGGAATGGGGATTACTCGCCCAGCCGATTCCAAGCCCAAGCCGACGCCATCAATCTCATATGCGGAGCTAAAACTCAG TCGAATCCGGAGAACACGGTGGGCGTGTTGACGATGGCGGGCAAAGGGGTCCGTGTGTTGGTGACACCCACGAGCGATCTTGGAAAGATACTGGCTTGCCTGCATG GTTTGGATTTTGGTTGTGAGATGAACCTGACTGCGGGAATTCAGGTTGCACAGTTGGCTCTTAAGCACCGCCAAAATAAGAAGCAGAAACAAAGGATTATAGTTTTTGCTGGAAG TCCAATTACATATGAAAAGAAGACATTGGAGGCAATTGGGAGGAAATTGAAAAAGAATAGTGTTGCTTTGGATGTTGTTGATTTTGGAGAATCTGATGATGGAAAAGCTGAAAAGCTGGAGACCCTTGTGGCTGCTGTAAACAATAATGACAATAGTCACATAGTTCATGTTTCACCTGGTCCAAATGCTCTTTCTGATGTACTTATCAG CACACCAATCTTTTctggagatggtgaaggaggcagtggttttgctgctgctgcagctgcagctTCAGCTGGTGGCGTATCTGGATTTGATTTTGGTGTAGATCCTAACCTAGATCCTGAATTGGCCCTAGCATTGAGGATCTCCATGgaagaggaaagagcaagacaagAAGCTGCTGCCAAAAAGGCTGCTGAGGAGGCTTCAAAAGAGGAAAAGGGAGGGGAGCAGGCTTCAAGTTCCCGTGACACAACTATGAGTGAAGCAGTCAACACTTCAGCTGTCATTGCAGATGATAAAAGGCAAAATTTAACG GATGTTGAGGCTGCATTGCTAGAGCAAGCTCTTGCAATGTCCATGGATGGTGCTAAGTCCAGTAGCGTGGATATGATTGATGCTGACATGTCAGATGCTACAGCAGAAGATCCTGAACTGGCATATG CCCTTAAAATGTCTGTTCAGGAAAGTGCAGGAGACTCGTCAACCCATTCTGGGATGAGCAAAGTTCTCGAGGACCAATCATTTGTTTCATCCGTGCTAAATTCG CTTCCTGGAGTTGACCCTAATGATCCTTCGCTCAAAGATTTCCTGGCATCTTTACAAGACCAATCAGAG ACCCAGCAGAAGCGAAAGGAAGATTCTCCAGAAAAGGATGGCGATAAATAA
- the LOC103975810 gene encoding amino acid permease 4, translated as MLPRSRTLPARIHESVNDGSRNERAYLQVETQPKIQEDTESLNPQVAHSKCFDDDGRLKRTGTVWTATSHIITAVIGSGVLSLAWAIAQLGWIAGPIVMILFAFVIYYTSNLLSDCYRSGDPVTGRRNYTYTDAVRSNLGGAKVKICGAIQYVNLFGVAIGYTIAASISMMAIKRSNCFHASGGKDPCHMSSNMYMIIFGITEIVFSQIPDFDQVWWLSIVAAVMSFTYSTVGLGLGVAKTAENGSFRGSLMGISIGTVTKAGTVTATQKIWRNLQALGDIAFAYSYSIILIEIQDTIKSPPAENKTMRKATLLSIVVTTVFYMLCGCMGYAAFGDDAPGNLLTGFGFYNPYWLLDIANLAIVVHLVGAYQVFCQPLFAFVEKWSAKRWPKSELITHEYEARIPCTGTTYKLNLFRLVWRTAFVVLTTVISMLMPFFNDVVGILGAFGFWPLTVYFPVEMYIAQKKIRPWSSRWVGLQLLSFTCLVVSLAAACGSMAGVVLDLKSYRPFESTY; from the exons ATGCTGCCCAGAAGCCGAACGCTTCCGGCGAGGATCCATGAGAGTGTT AACGATGGGAGCCGCAACGAAAGGGCGTATCTTCAAGTGGAAACACAGCCCAAGATACAGGAGGACACTGAAAGCTTGAATCCACAGGTGGCTCATTCCAAGTGCTTTGACGACGATGGACGCCTTAAACGAACAG GGACTGTGTGGACTGCAACTTCACACATAATCACTGCAGTGATAGGCTCGGGAGTGCTCTCACTAGCATGGGCTATAGCGCAGTTAGGTTGGATCGCCGGACCAATTGTCATGATCCTCTTCGCCTTCGTCATCTACTACACCTCAAACCTCTTGTCCGACTGCTACCGTTCCGGTGATCCTGTCACCGGCCGGAGAAACTACACGTACACGGATGCTGTGAGATCCAACTTAG GTGGAGCAAAGGTAAAGATTTGTGGAGCAATCCAGTATGTAAATCTCTTTGGTGTGGCCATCGGATACACTATTGCAGCTTCCATCAGTATGAT GGCTATAAAGAGATCCAATTGCTTTCATGCAAGTGGAGGAAAGGACCCATGTCACATGTCAAGCAACATGTACATGATCATCTTTGGGATCACAGAGATTGTGTTCTCCCAGATCCCAGATTTTGATCAGGTTTGGTGGCTTTCCATTGTGGCCGCTGTCATGTCCTTCACCTACTCTACTGTTGGGCTCGGCTTAGGCGTTGCTAAAACTGCAG AGAATGGGAGCTTCCGGGGCAGCCTTATGGGCATCAGTATTGGGACGGTGACCAAAGCAGGCACAGTGACTGCAACCCAAAAGATATGGAGGAACCTGCAAGCTCTCGGGGACattgccttcgcctactcttactCCATCATCCTGATCGAGATCCAG GATACGATCAAGTCTCCTCCGGCGGAGAACAAGACGATGAGAAAAGCCACCCTGCTGAGCATCGTCGTCACCACCGTCTTCTATATGCTCTGTGGGTGCATGGGGTATGCAGCATTCGGAGACGATGCCCCGGGCAACCTGCTCACGGGCTTTGGATTCTACAACCCCTATTGGCTTCTCGATATCGCAAACCTCGCCATCGTTGTCCATCTTGTTGGAGCTTATCAG GTGTTCTGCCAACCGCTGTTCGCCTTCGTGGAGAAGTGGAGCGCGAAGCGGTGGCCCAAGAGCGAGCTGATCACCCACGAGTACGAGGCCCGGATCCCTTGCACTGGCACCACGTACAAGCTCAACCTGTTCCGGCTGGTGTGGAGGACGGCCTTCGTGGTGCTCACCACCGTCATCTCCATGCTCATGCCCTTCTTCAACGACGTCGTCGGCATCCTCGGCGCTTTCGGCTTCTGGCCCCTCACCGTCTACTTCCCGGTGGAGATGTACATCGCGCAGAAGAAGATACGGCCGTGGTCGAGCCGGTGGGTCGGCCTGCAGCTGCTCAGCTTCACGTGCCTCGTCGTCTCCCTCGCCGCCGCCTGTGGCTCGATGGCCGGCGTCGTCCTCGACCTTAAGTCCTACCGGCCCTTCGAGTCCACCTACTGA